DNA sequence from the Anaerolineae bacterium genome:
CTTCGCAGTGCATGGGAGCTCCATCCCAACCGAAAGTTACCCGTACTCCCTCCTTTCGCCTCGACCAACAGGGGGCCCAACGCTGGGCCCCCTGTTGGCGTTTCATGGGCTGGTCGCGGACTGGCGCTGCACAATGGGGAAATAGCCGGGCGGAGAGCCGGCAAAGTGCACCAGCACGGGCGGGGATTCGGCCGTATTCCCGCCGGCGTCATAGGCGCGCGCCCAGACCCGCGCGCTCCCCACCGCCGGCACATCCTCCCACACCAGCGCGAAAGGCGGCTCCTCATCCAGCCCCAGCGTCCGGCCATCCGCAATAAACTCCACCAGCGTGACCCCGATGTCATCGCCGGCATCCGCCGAGATGGGGAGCGGACCGGAGACGTATGCGCCGGCCGCCGGCGCGGTCAGCGCCACCTGCGGCGGGGTCAGGTCGCCCCCTTCTCCCACCACCTTGCGGGGATTGTCCGCCATGCGCAGGAGATACAGCACCGCCGGCCGATTGCGCGCCGTCTCCGCCGGGATGACGGTGCCGGGCGGATAGAACCCCGGGTTCGACGTACGGGGATACAGCTCAAGGGTGAAGGCGAAGATTCCCCGCGCCCCATACAGCCAGTCATCGGCGGTCCCATCGGCCAGGTATAACTGGCTGGCCTGTATGGCACGATAGCCGTTCAAATCGGCCATGGCCCCGGCCAGCCGGCGGAACGCCTCATAGTCCTGTGGGCGCATGTCGGCCGGCGGGGATTCGTACGTGTACCCATATGGCCAGAGGATCCATTCACCGTACGAATGCAGGCTGAGCGAGGCGGTGATGTTGGGGTGGGACTCGACGAAATCGCGCAGGGCCGCGCTTTCGGGTTCAGAGAAGGGCGCCGGCCCGCGGTAGGTCTCTTCCCATGGGGATGGGCTGGAGCCGCCACAGCATCCCCAGCGATAGCCGAAATTGCGGTTCAGGTCTACGCCGAAGGAGCCGCCGGGGTTGGGCCGGCGGTTCTTGCGCCAGAATCGGTAGTACCCGCTTTCCGTATCGTACACGTCGCCATCGGGATTGAGATCGGGGATAATCCATATCTCGCGCTGATGCACCAGGTTGGTGATCTCACCCGAGCGCCCATACCCTTCGATCAGCATATGGAGAATGTCCAGGGCCATCTCCGTGCTCAGGTGCTCCCGAGCGTGCGTCAGGGCAAAGATAAGCACCGCCGGCTCTGACCATTCATCCTCCTGGGCGCGGTCGCTGATCTTGAGGGCGTAGATGGGCCGGCCCTCCACGCTCCGGCGGATCACCTCCAGCCGGGCGATGTCGGGGTGCTGGGCCGCGAGCGCCTGCAGTTCCGCCTCGGTCTCGGCGAAGGAGTGATAGAGATCGTCCACCGGGATGGATTGGGCGCCGGCTTCCAGCACCTGGCAGAGGAAGCCGGCCTGCTCCAGCGCCCGTAGTTGGGCCGGCGTCAGGCGAGCCGTCACTCCCTGCAGGTCCACGGAGACGATATCCAGGCCCTGGCGGATGAGCTGGGTGCGGAGCTGTGGGGTGCCGGCGGTGATGTAGACGATCCACCGCTGGGGGCGGACGCCATCATCCGCGGACGAACGGGAAAGCCCCGAGGCCAGGGCGATCCACACTGCCAGCAGGAGCATCCAGGATACAGCCCGCCGGCGAGAAGGGGGATACATTGCGGAAACCTATCCGGCTGTCTGCCGGTTAATCGCAGTGATGGAGCGGCGCGCTATCTTCCGCCGGCTCGCTGGCGGCCACCCGCACCCCGGCCAGCTCCTCCAGCGCATGGATGAGCGTGCTGATGTTCTCGTCGCCGCGGCCGGCGCGCAGGATGGAATGGTATAATTGGGCCACCAGCGCCGTCCCAGGCAGGGGCACATGCGCATCGCTCGCCGTCTCCAGCGCGATCTCCAGGTCCTTGAGGTGCATCCAGGCCTTGAAGATGGGGTCATGCCGGCGCTGGAGGATTTTAGGCCCCTGCACATCCATCTGCCAGGAGCCGGCGGCCCCGCCGCGCATGGCCTCGTAGACCTTGGCCGGGTCCACGCCGGCGGCCTGCGCCAGCAGAAGGGACTCACACACCGCCTGCAGTTCCAGTGCCACGGCCACCTGATTGCAGGCCTTGGCGATCTGGCCGCTCCCGGGCCGTTCGCCGATGTGCACGATGGTTTTGCCCATGGCGCGCAGGATGGGGCGCACGCGTTCCAGGGCCTGCGCCGGCCCGCCCACCATGAACGTAAGGGTGCCGGATGTCGCTCCCTGCGGCCCACCCGTCACCGGCGCATCCAGCCAGTCCACCCCCAGGCCGGCGGCCTGCCCTGCCAGCTCCGCCGTGACCCGCGGGGAAATGGAACTGCAGTCAATGATGACACTGCCGCGCGCAATGCCCTCGAACAGGCCGTCGGGGCCGGCGGCGACCTGCCGTACATGCGGGGAATTGGGCAGCATCAGGATGATGACGCTCGCCCGCCCCGCCACTTCCCGCGGGGACCATGCCGGCTCGGCGCCCATGCCGGCCAGCTCATCCACCGGCGCCCGACT
Encoded proteins:
- a CDS encoding zinc carboxypeptidase; translation: MYPPSRRRAVSWMLLLAVWIALASGLSRSSADDGVRPQRWIVYITAGTPQLRTQLIRQGLDIVSVDLQGVTARLTPAQLRALEQAGFLCQVLEAGAQSIPVDDLYHSFAETEAELQALAAQHPDIARLEVIRRSVEGRPIYALKISDRAQEDEWSEPAVLIFALTHAREHLSTEMALDILHMLIEGYGRSGEITNLVHQREIWIIPDLNPDGDVYDTESGYYRFWRKNRRPNPGGSFGVDLNRNFGYRWGCCGGSSPSPWEETYRGPAPFSEPESAALRDFVESHPNITASLSLHSYGEWILWPYGYTYESPPADMRPQDYEAFRRLAGAMADLNGYRAIQASQLYLADGTADDWLYGARGIFAFTLELYPRTSNPGFYPPGTVIPAETARNRPAVLYLLRMADNPRKVVGEGGDLTPPQVALTAPAAGAYVSGPLPISADAGDDIGVTLVEFIADGRTLGLDEEPPFALVWEDVPAVGSARVWARAYDAGGNTAESPPVLVHFAGSPPGYFPIVQRQSATSP
- a CDS encoding NAD-binding protein — protein: MGTEHKPTVGFIGLGIMGKPMASNLLRAGYPLVVHNRSRAPVDELAGMGAEPAWSPREVAGRASVIILMLPNSPHVRQVAAGPDGLFEGIARGSVIIDCSSISPRVTAELAGQAAGLGVDWLDAPVTGGPQGATSGTLTFMVGGPAQALERVRPILRAMGKTIVHIGERPGSGQIAKACNQVAVALELQAVCESLLLAQAAGVDPAKVYEAMRGGAAGSWQMDVQGPKILQRRHDPIFKAWMHLKDLEIALETASDAHVPLPGTALVAQLYHSILRAGRGDENISTLIHALEELAGVRVAASEPAEDSAPLHHCD